The sequence AGGCTATCCGTTTTCATTTAATTGGTTCTTGAATGATCCATTATAATAAGTCGATATCAATATTTATTCACTTCGTTACAAAAATTGAGTTAAACGGTTCAACAATACTGTGAAAACCAAACATTAAAATATAACAGTTTTATACAAGAATGTTTAAGATTGGGATTTCTTTTAATTTACCAAAGCATTGATGAAAAACGAATAAATAGCATAAATCGTATTAGTATCGTTCTTAAGCCGGAAGGAAGTAAACAAATCCTATTTCCCAAAACAACTCtcggaatagaaaaaaaacaccgGAACACATGAACAGAAATTCACGAACAGATCGGAAGTGAAAAGAGAACCACCAAACATAACACAAAACACAGGTACCAACACTGACTGACACACTTTTGTTTACACACGCTCGTAGCAAAGGGGGATCGTTTGTGATCAACAAACAACTACCCCTGGGACGAGCAAACCgacgaagaaaaagaaaaacaaactgaAAGGATAACTTTGTAGTTTTGATATGGCACGACCTTCGAAAAGCGGAAATCCTAACTCCGCCATCCAGACGCTGTCGTTTGTGTTTTAATAAGCTCGATCGGAAGAAAACATAAATGAATAATAATTTTACGGTTTTACGGCTTTATTATTCCATTCGGAGATTATGTGCAAGAGTAGCACGCTAGGCTAGAGATGTTTATGTTACGTGACGTTCGTAGATTGTATAACTGGAACAGATGAGCGGTTTTCTGATTCAATTTACGCAAGGAAGTGTCCATCGTTTCTAAATCATAGCTTAGGTACGAAAATCTTTCTTTTGCAATCGCTAGTCGCCTGCTGATGTCGTGTTGCTTGACTTGATCGGAATAAAAATCTTTCATGTGATTAAAATTGTACTGTTCTTTATGTATCGCTTCCGGTGTAGTCAGCGCGATCGCTTCTAGTTGATCTTCGTGACAGGCGACTTGCTCCGAAGACATCGATCGTCGTTTGATCACTCCTGTCAGAATCATTCTGTCGTCAAACCGCCGACGCCTTTCACAATTCCAGGGATTGTTACTCACATCAATAGATTCTAGTGCGCGGAAGGTTCGGTCGAAATCGAAAAGGTTGATGCTCATCAATTGATTATACGAAATGTTGAATTCTTTGACTTCACTCAAAGTTAATCCGTTTAGGTCAAACTGTTCGATTCTGTTGCTTCCTAGAATGAGACGTTTCAGCACTGGTAGTTGTAGATCAGTCGAGCTATCA comes from Malaya genurostris strain Urasoe2022 chromosome 3, Malgen_1.1, whole genome shotgun sequence and encodes:
- the LOC131439133 gene encoding uncharacterized protein LOC131439133; translated protein: MNFGCLFYFLTAVQLTRTAAWLYPCKRLGWGSYTLHKQCVLENVVIKNETLLYRIYFPPVDLEIESGFIPDFSREVAERMSPKTKRLSVQFCGTERAFIRESLEYVQLSYNMISEVSFDSAQRLNVWSLHMNNNNLRDISFVSDIESLVILTARKNLISSVDWNTFKNLHRLLTLDLTSNLIKKIDSSTDLQLPVLKRLILGSNRIEQFDLNGLTLSEVKEFNISYNQLMSINLFDFDRTFRALESIDVSNNPWNCERRRRFDDRMILTGVIKRRSMSSEQVACHEDQLEAIALTTPEAIHKEQYNFNHMKDFYSDQVKQHDISRRLAIAKERFSYLSYDLETMDTSLRKLNQKTAHLFQLYNLRTSRNINISSLACYSCT